The Struthio camelus isolate bStrCam1 chromosome W, bStrCam1.hap1, whole genome shotgun sequence sequence TTCTCAAAGATGTCTTTCCCAAGGCAAAGTAAATCAGTGAGCTGTTGCCTTTTGCGGTCTCTTAAGTTGTTTTGAGGGAAGTGaatctttcccctctcttctgctGGGCTGTCTGCTTCTGAAGTCCGCTAATGGCTTTTAAATGTCGGTATGGGCTATTTGATATTAGTCATTCTGGAAAGGCTTTTCAGAGGAAAGTGCGTGCCTTTGGGGAGGGAAAAATGGTTGGAGGAACACTCCTACAACCAGGCAACAGGAACATTTAAGGTTAAAAGaagtggagaagaaagaaatagcagCAGTTTTGAAAACTAGATTAGCGTATTTTTCAGctggttaggatttttttttgtttgtttttaatatctagGTAATGAACAAAGGCCGCAGCTAACATTTGCTGTGTATTGTTTTCAAACCTTCCATCCACGTAAAAAGGAAATCTGCTGTGTGTAAACATTGTGTTGTCCCGAAGTCAAGTCCTACTCCAGGGAAATGGGTTTTTTTAAGAGAAGGAGAATTTGATCCTCGCACTAAAGTAAGTAGGATATCAGCTCTTAAAGCAAAGATGTGTGTTTCTTTCCCAGCAGAAATGAGCACCTTCAGTGACTTGAAATGTCCATTTCAGGTGGCAAACTGACCGGTTTAAGATGTCCGTGGATATAACTTTCCTTGGGACAGGCTCCGCGTACCCCTCTCCAACGAGGGGCGCGTCAGCGTTAGTGCTTCGCAGAGAAGGGGAGTGCTGGCTCTTTGACTGCGGAGAGGGAACTCAGACACAGTTTATGAAAAGCCATCTGAAAGCAGGTTAGCGTTCTTGCAAGTTATTGTgatgaggggaggggaaaagttgCAGAGGGTCTAAACAAAATACTTTGTCCTCCTGCTTATATTATTTGGGTATATGCTAAACATGCGTGAGCACCGGAACGTGCTGCATTTGGGTGGCAGTTGCTGAACTTGCTGTGCAGTAGCCCTTACTTGCCCTTTGGTAGAGAATTGCGTTCGagagccaaactcttctgaaTTCATTTTTTAGGCCTTGTGATTTCAAACATAGACCACGAACCTAAACTTTCATTGTTCTGTGTTTGACTGAAGACAGCTCCAGTCAATACCTGCTGTGAATCTTCCTGTCAAtagatattttgcttttgtttttgaatacAGTTGTGTGTATTCCTATTAGCTTTTACGTTTTGGCAAATAACGTGGAAACCCCACTTGCTTTCAGCCATTGTGCTTTTGCAGTCTCCAGTGGCAAGAGcaggcttctgactttcacagatGAGTTTTAAAGATGGAATTAACGGTTGCAAACATAGAAACCACCTCCTGCTCCCTCAAAATCTGAATCTACCATGGGATTTAATGTCAAAGTGAATGAACTGAAGTACTGACTTGAACTAAATTTTTTCTGAAGTTAGAGATTGGTACCATACACACAAAATTTGCTTGCTCCTAATTGCTGATTAAGATGACTTTGGTTCCCTGACATCTTTCTGTTCACAAACTGCAGCACTAGAGAAACTGCAAGTCGTAGTGGTTGCCCCCTTTGTAGAAAGGAGCTCCTGAAGTGGTCTGGGTAAATACAAGCTGGCTAGCTCACTGTGAGACTGCCAGCTGGAACAGTGTATCTAGTTTTGATGTCGTTTCTGTTTGAGTATGTTTTCTAtggaaaggaaggcagaaaaggCCACCAAAAGACTCAGTGGCTGGAGAAAATGCCATATAGCAAGGAAGAAGGAACTTGATTAGTTAAACGAAGAGCCTGATGCAGCTTGGTTAATACATACGTATCTTTAATAAGAGAAAATTCTGGGCTTTTTTAATATAGCAAGGATAGGGTCCAGTGCCTTGAAGCTGGAGTGAGACAAAGTCAGTCTGGAAACAAAGCTCAAATCTTGACGTGAAATTTTTCATGTATTTGGTAGGAACCGTGGGGGTCTGGCTCTTTAAAGAACTTTGAATCAAaattgttgtgtgtttttttttttttgaattacacTCATTTCATGTATTAAATGAGTGTATTAAACTAGAAACAACACAAATTCCACCTTATGTTTCTCATTAGTCCACAGTTACCATGCAATATATCAAAGTGCAACCACTTTCGAGAACTGCTTTGCGTTTTAATATGGCAGATGTCACCAGTTGATCCAGTTCCACGCTGTTAGCACGTTTTGCTCAGAAGTAGCTAAAACTTACGTCTCAGCAGTCTTTTTTGACAAATCATTTGTAAGTCGAAATAAACCTCGTGTGAAAAGTTATCACTATGgtagaaaaaaatacttagtgGTTTGGGAGTTAGTTCTTAAAGgtgggttttattttcatttccctccttcctttcgtttctttctcttctttttgccaAAAAGTGATTAATTCCTGAGTTGCCATGGTGTTCGCTTatgttcctctcttttttttcctattgttctAATCAATAGGTAGAATTACAAAGATTTTCATAACTCATCTTCATGGTGACCATTTTTTTGGACTTCCTGGCCTGCTGTGTACGCTGAGCCTCCAAAGTAGCCCTGACCCAAACAAACCACCCATTGATATTTATGGACCATTAGGACTGCAAAACTTCATATGGACGACTATGGAGCTCTCCCACTCGCAGCTTCTGTTTCCTTACGTTGTTCACGAACTTGTACCTACACGGGACCAGTGTCCTGCAGAAGAGTTTAAAGAACTTCCTTGTCTGACCAGAGATGAAATACCTTCAGAGGAGGTGCAACAGAGGATACTCCACCTGGATCCTGTAGAAAACTCGTACTTGCTAGTTGATGATGAGCAGTTCGTTGTGAAAGCATTTCGTCTCTTCCACCGCATTCCTTCATTTGGCTTTGTCGTGGAAGAGAAGCCACGGACGGGTAAACTCAATGTACAAAAACTAAAAGACCTTGGTAACTACTttgacttattttttcctctttaattttagGGCTCTGGAGATCAGTATTCTGTGGAACTTATTCCTGAGTGCCTTTACAGTATTactgcttcttgctgcctttgCATCAGAGCTCTAATTGCCTTTCTTACACCGATGGGAACTGTTAGATGCCTTTGTTAGACCGGAAAGGCATGTTCTGAGAGCAGCTTGTTCACATTGCAGCTTCAGATGCTGAGAAGTGATCAGCAGGCAGCAGATGTCCAAATGCATGTGCTCAAGCTGAGTATTGACTCCAGTTTTCAGCAATTGTAGTAAAATTGGGTTCACAAGCAGCAGAAATCTTTTTCTGACCACCTTTCTAGGTATTCTAGTAAATTGGAGCTGTGTATATCTCTCCATAATTCATTTTAATCCCATTTTCtagtaaaaacattttaatacgTTATACCAATGCAGCAGTTTGAATCGGTACACCACGCTACTGCCAATTAGTATTGCAGACTACTCTCCTATTGAGAAGAGCAAACAAGTTCAGAAGTTAAGGTTTAAAAAGCATAACATGGCTTTCAGAGAAAGGTATGGCAGTGTATTTGCATGACTTTATTGACTCTAGTAGGGAGAACGTAGcttttttcaaaagcaccttcTGTCAAAGTTACAAGCTTTTTATTTGTATGAGGAATGGGAAATGTCAATTGCTACTTTTattgaggttttattttttcagtgaggCAGCTCTACGTGTAGTGTATTTCTTCTTCAAAGATCTTTGAAACCCGACATTGATCCTGGCGCTTACTGactcttttgcttttatttaccaGGAGTTCAGCCTGGTCCTCTATATGGAAAACTGAAGAATGGTATTACAGTTGTTCTAGAAAATGGAATAACTATTTCTCCTTCGGATGTCGTAGAAGACCCTATTCCTGgaagaaaaatttgcattttaggGGACTGCTCGGGGGTGGTTGGAGATGCAGCCATGAAGCTTTGCTATGAAGCAGATATATTGATTCATGAAGCCACGTTGGATGATAGCCAAGAGGAAAAGGCCAGAGAGCATGGTCATAGCACTCCAAAAATGGCATCTGATTTTGCAAAATTGTGTAAAGTTAAGAAACTCGTTTTGACTCACTTCAGTCAACGATATAAACCAACTGCTCAAATAGGTGAAGGAGATACTGACATAACAGAACTGAAGAGACAGGCAGAGTCAGTGTTAGATGGTCAAGAAGTAACACTAGCTGAGGATTTTATGACAATAGAAGTtccaatgaaaaagcaaaaatagtaGCATTAACAGGCTCTGCGTGACAATGTGAAGTAGGCTAGTGTTCAGTGGCACTTAAAACTAGCAGTAGGGTTTCTGGTATCCAAATTAGCTCTATGGTACATGGAGAACAGTTGCAAACTGGAGAAGGATGGAGAGAGTACCAGGTACAGTTATCATCACttttgcacagaaagaaaaaaagacgcTCAGAAATCTGGAATTCGGGATAAATTCTTCGGTGATTGCTGCAGACACCTAAGCTGGCCAGAAATCGGAACGTGCAGGCATAAACCTTCAGAGCCTAGACATTTCACTTGCGCTAAAGAAAGATCCCTAGAACAGACTACTGGATTATTCCACTCGATACGGTCTCCAGGAAGGTTTCTATTCTACAgcagaatttaaaataacttGCCCCTGTTACAAGCTTTTGAACAACATCTATTTCAAACTTGTATACAGTATTTTGTAACTATTTATCTGATTTCTATGTAAGAGGGCTATTACACTAAAACTAATAAAGTATTTATAACTCCGCCAAATATTTGCAACTGGTGGTGTTGCTATGCTCAAGTTGAGGAGTTTTTACAAATACTCCCTTTGCATATAAAATTTTCACATAAATAACTGTAGTTTAGGCCTCCTGTCGGAGGTGAGTCACTCTTAACAAATTGATTCATTTGAAACTCCAAAGTGTGAGTCCTAGGTTTGCATACCTGTTCCCTGCATCACAGAAGTTTTGAAAGTATGCTCCGGTGCTCTTTAGGCAAATGAAAAGTAATCTTTCCTAATGCGTTCCTCCAAATGTGTTTTCAAAGGCAGATTATTCTGATGAGAGCGTATTTCTGCTAGTAGAAATACACCTACAGGAGGAATTCCACCTACGTTTAGCTGGATCTATTTCTCCAATGACTTTATTTGTGCAGTGTAAGTGACCTCCAGGCCAACTTTaaatctctctccccttcctcaaAACTAGTTAGAATTTGGAGTTTCCCACATTTTAGCTCAATTTTCTGTTCAAAAATTAAATGAGTGCTTTTGAAAAGTCAGTCCTAGATATGTTTCCTTTAGCATGGGTTCCTGAAAGCTGAAATACTTCATGGCTTTCTAATAAACACTGAAAACTTTGGCAGGTGTAAGTGCAGCTGCTAGAGCTTATGCTTGTGCTTTTGTTGAATTGATGCTAATGCAGatggaaaatgaatttgttttaatttaccgTTTACCTCCCTGCTTTAAATCTGGAATAATGAAGctataaaagtgaaaacaatGCCGCTCTTTAAAAATCTCTCAATTGTAAATGATGTACCACTTTGCACTATCTGTTCTTACGCATTGGCAATCTTGACCCAGACCGAGCTGGTGGAATGAGAAAGTTAAATCCTGCGTGTAATTTACTGTACTCTTCACGTTCTCTTCAGTAAAAGTGTGTGTGGCTGTAACGAAGCAGCAATTTTTGAAGAAGAATAAAAGGAGTGTGATTTCCTAATATTTGTCTGAACTGGTCAAAGTGAATTGGAAGTCTTACCCTTCTAACAGGCTCTTACTTATTTTATCTTAGTGCTACCACTTTAACTCCGAACTGAATTACACCAATGTTAATGTTTTGTAACAGTATTTCAAATACACGTATATGGTCTGCGGAGGAAcactttgatttctttaaaaattaaagcagatCCTGACCGGAAAGGCTGCAGACTTGAACAACATGACATTTGGAGCAGAAAGTCACTGATCTCTATGACTTCTCTCTTAAAAAAGTGGTGTAAAAAAGCTAGAGGAGTCTGCAGACTGCAGCAGTGTGCTCTTTCCACCcagagattgtttttcttttgtaagataATATGCTGGACATTAGCAATAATAGCGGGTGCAAAGAGCTTAATATCACCCTCTGCTTTATGTAGTCAAAAGCTGAATAGTCTTCAGCTACTGTATGCCTTCCTACAGCGAGAGGACAACATCTTTTGCTGTCTCGAGCATGAGCAGCGCTGCGTTGCTCAGCTGCCTGTCCGTCAGCATTGGAACAACTGCAAATTTGTACCTGCAAGCCGTTCACAGTTGTGATGTGAAATTCAGGAAACAACTTCAAGGCTTTGTAGAGATCCACTGGACACTGTGTGCAAATGGCAAAACCGAAGAATGGAAATGATAGCAAAGGAAAGTCCAAAAGCCTATGCAGCCTAAAATGTATGTAACCAAGGCTACAGCTCATCTTCCTTGGGTGCTGGATCCTACCTCTTAGGATAGGGTTTATGCATCCTAGAGGTAAATAAGGTTTGGCATTCCTGTGGTTGGTTAATTGCTGTGAATTCAGGAAAATCCTCAATTCCCATTCAAATCAAGGAGGGTGCGGATAGGTGGTACGGGCGAACCAATGTCCCAGTTTGCTGCCGCTGAGGGGAGGAGGCTCGTTCCTCCGTGCCCTGCCTTCCCAGTGCCCTCCGTGGCCACGTGGTGCGGCGCCCTGTGCCAGGTCTGCTGCTTGCCTGGCTGAGCAGCCAGTAATTCAACTTGCTAACTCAGAAGAAAACTCCCTACTGGGCTAATTTGCAGCGGGATTATGGAGTTGAATTGTCTTGCTGTGTGACTAGTGCAAGAGCTGAATGAAGGAGGGAGCAGAAGTGCGTGGCCAGAACTGGAGAGCTGCCTTTGGGCTTCCCTTTTTTGAGTAGGAGGCAAGCCAGCAGATTGGCTCAGTCGTACCACACCACTACATCCTAAATAAATTCTGATGAGAGCAATTTTCTTTTGGATAATaagagcaaggagaaaaatgtATCTAATTGAGGCAGTAGGCCAGATCTGCTCCAAGTATTAGGTCTGGGTCCTTTCTTCTGTTGCAGAGAGCTGACATTAGTGCATTTTTGATGGCAATTTGCTCTCTACAGGCGGTCAAAGCAGCACGCCGGGCTCTCTATCTCTTTTCATGTAAAGTGGGAAGAGATATTGCAAGTTACCTAGTCTATACTCAGGGCCAGATATGGCTGccattttttaaagacagtttcttTGTGTATGCTTGTGAACAAAGTTATGTGAAATTCctgtttattttggattttttttttggtaattgtaATCAAATTATAGTTTCCTCCCTTTTGTCAGGCCCGTGTGGCTCTACTTCCTATGgtccccttttctcttctctgtacaTATGGCTGGATACTGAATGATTTTAAAAACCTGACCACTAGGGAGACTTGAATTAAATTAATAGAATTATGTGTGCCAGTAAGGACAGAAGAACCTGGAccataaaatgcttattttccctATTGATGGGTTCATCTTTCCATTAAGCATTTGTTAGTTGTTGGAGAGTGAGGCTCCTTTGGGTTCAAGCATATCTGCCTGAAAGTATTTTGTTTGACAGCGAGTAAGTAATGTGATAATATACTAGAAAGCTTGTTAGGGTCACAGATGGAGGTTTGGGCAATCTCTTTTTATTTGCACAGCTTCTCAAATGGAGAGAAATCTGAGATCCTTGATTTCCCTTTTTAGTTTAGTCTTTAAACGCattcaaagttaaaaatacttcactctggagagaaaaaaaaaaaaaagacatgacaaCCTGTGTAGCTCAGAAGTCAGTATTCTTATTTTAATCTTAATAGGCATGTCAAGGTCCAAAGGATGAATTTCTCCCATACGCAAGCAAATATTGCATAGCACAGATTAAAATTTCCAGCTGTGCAAATTGCCCTTTGAATAGCACAAGCTGCCCTCAGAGGCTCAGGTAACATTTCCTGCCCTTTAAAGCGTTGTAGGCCAAGTAAAATAGTCTCTAGCATTTAGTACTCTTGTCAAGtagctggctgctgctggctgaTGTGCAACGATTGCATGTGGATTTGGTGTTGCAGCAAATGAAGAGATCTAATTAAAGGTCTAATCCTGTAGAACCTGAGTTACCCTCAGCTCCTAAATCAAAATAACTTGAAGGGCTGCTCCTGCTGGATGCTGACGGCCTGGCACTTCAGAGGGGGTCTCCTGTCTCGTCCTGTGTTTCGTTCTGTGAGGGTTGCATAATACACAAATAGGGATTTTTATGGTGCCTAGCTATCTgtgggggagagaaaggggaaagcagggaggaattctgcttttctgactctcccctttcctctcctcattgtctgagaaaattagaaaatatctGGCATGACTACCTTCACAACTCTCTCATgccaaaatgcaaaaggattcttgttgagctaaagaaataaaacattacgGGCTTTCATTTCTGAAAGTGATACTGTGGAGATGTATGCCTGCCATCAAGGTCAGGAGAGTTTGGGGGCAATGGGGGCTTTTAAGCAATTCTGATTGATTATTTATATGTAAGTAAAGATTTGTGAGCTTTAAAAgcttgggttttgggttttttttaaatttttctactTGAAGATTTCCCttagtttgctttcttttcagctggTACCAGCAGAGGGACTGCAAAAGGAGCTTATTATATTacgggaaagaggaggagggagaaaataatatgtaaagattttttttaacaccacAGATGTTATGCAGTTTTACATATAGTTGCTAACTCAATTGATAAACATGAGGCTAAATCTCTTGTCTGTTGGGCTCTGCATGAACTTGCAAAAAAAGCTCATGAACTGGTGACCCAAAGCTCAAAAACATGTAGCTGTTCCAAGGGTGGCACAGTCTTTGTAGGGTATGGATTCCGCTTTCAGCACATCTCCTATGCAGCCTGTCATCAAGTCTGGGCTCCAAATCCAGCTGGGGAAAGGAATTTCTGATGTTAGAGGTGGTTCAGTTTTTGATAACTACTATCCAGACCACATATGTGACTATTTGTCTGTCTGTGCTGAAGAAGCGGAATACATAATCTTcatttagaagctttttttttaatagacttttaaaataattttctattacTGAATTATGTTCatttatgaggaaaaatatattaattatttacCTAGTACGTTTTCATTCTATAAATCTAATTTCTGGCAAGACAATAGGACTCACTGAAATCGGTGGTTTGGCATGTCACTAGAACAacttaatgcattttttattaataataaaaatatattgattgGGATCTTGAGATAAAACAAGCTGCAGAAGTTTGATCAAAGTAACGTTTTTGGGTGGGGGAGGAATGCTAAAATATAACAGGTTAACTTGATCTCACTGCTACaggtattttatatttcaaaaataagtttaaGTTCAAGGGAGTTTTGGTAGCTGGAAAAAGTACTGTTTTGCTGGACACGGTATTTCTGCAGGCTTTCAAATTTGCCATAATAGCCTACAGATGTCCTTCCTAGTACTAATTGTTCCTATAGGTGTTAGGAGCTATAGGAGATACTAGCTCAGCATCTTTCATGGTGAAGTTTCTACGTGGTAGTTAATAACAGTCCTCTAACAACTCTTCCTTGCAGATTCAACTGAATCCTTCATTCGCGTGTCGGTGCAGTCTGTTACGTGATCTTGCCGGGCGTCACCAGCGGCTGCTGTGCCCAGCGATGCTGCTGGAACATCTGGAGGCTCAGATGAAGCTTGCTGCAACCGAGATCCTCCGGTGGCTCTGGCAGGAGCGGCTTACTGAGCATGTCACTGAAATCCCACATTTCAGCTTCTCCACCTGTTAGGTAGGGATATTATTACAATTGCTTTGTGCACTTAAATATTCCTATGTATAAACACAAATAGTTACCCCATCAGCTTGAAGTGCTTGAAGTCAAGTCTGACTGCCTCAGATCTTTCTGTCTGCTCTGGTTAATCTTGAGTTTAGGTAGACGCTACGTTAGCACATCTGTTATTATACATTTAGCACTTGTACGATACTTAATTCAGATCTTTTCAGATTTTAATACAGCATTGATCCTATAAAATCGTATTTATCTTAATCATAATATTAAATAATGGAACTGCGAGGTCTTGTTTACAAAGAATGAGGCCAGGGAAACGAGGGTGATGATCAACAGCAGCAAAACTTCATGGCACATCAAAGGATTAACATTCCGCTGAGTAACTGAATTCAAGcgacttgtgtgtgtgtgaaacgaTATGATGGAAATGCCAGATTAGTTTGAAAAATAAGAATCTTGAACACTACACACACTGAAAAATTTGCAATTTCATACCGCACTTCTGAATTTGCAGAACCTGGAGGGTTTACGTGTTAGCTTGTTCATACCTGCTTGCTAGAATATCGTGACAGATTGGACTGAATTTCCTAACACCCACTTCCCTTTCGTTTACACtgttgaaaacacatttttgcataGGAAGATCACTGTCCATTGAAAAGATATCTAAACCATAGTGTCCCGTAACAGTAATTCACTGCATCATCTCCTCCAACCTCTTAGATGGGGCTTTGGCTCGCAGAGTATGCCTTGAAAACAAACTAGTGGTATTATAAATGGAAAGAGATGTAACAAGTTATATTTAGACTTATTATTTGCCATTATACAATCAATGTGAAATCTCTAAATTATACCGCTTATTTCACAGTGCTCGGTGTTCAGCATTAACATTTTGAAGCTTTCATCCATGTATTTGAACAAATTATCTCTCTGGATGAATGGGCTTGCAGCTGCTTCCCCCAGAGAAGAAGTAGAAGGGAGAATAGATTGTGTTTACAAACTGCAATgtgtttaatgatttttaaaaatgattatagtGACATACcttggagagggaggggaagcacTCGTGCATAACTAGCATCGAAACAGTCTTTGTCAGCAAATTTAGATCATTTGCCTCTTTTAGGAATCTACAATAGAGGAGCACAGGCTGGCGTAACTAGTGAGAGCTCCCGGGAAGCGCGTATGGGGATGTTTTGCATTGCGTGCCATGAGTATTGCACACCTCCATCAGGAGACGTTTTCTCCTTTGAACTTTTGCTCTCATCTACCATTCATAATGTTAGTTTCTAAGAAAACATACTTCAGAAACAGATAATTTGCAATTCAGTCAGCAAATCCTGGTCTTCTGCATGCTGTGAAGAGGCCAAAATTACATCTCTCCTGGAAAACATAACAAATATAGTAATGTTATACAATACTTTTCATCAGTATTTAATCAGTAGCCTTCTTCAGGATGTGGAAGTGACTATAAATGG is a genomic window containing:
- the LOC138064190 gene encoding zinc phosphodiesterase ELAC protein 1-like isoform X1; its protein translation is MSVDITFLGTGSAYPSPTRGASALVLRREGECWLFDCGEGTQTQFMKSHLKAGRITKIFITHLHGDHFFGLPGLLCTLSLQSSPDPNKPPIDIYGPLGLQNFIWTTMELSHSQLLFPYVVHELVPTRDQCPAEEFKELPCLTRDEIPSEEVQQRILHLDPVENSYLLVDDEQFVVKAFRLFHRIPSFGFVVEEKPRTGKLNVQKLKDLGVQPGPLYGKLKNGITVVLENGITISPSDVVEDPIPGRKICILGDCSGVVGDAAMKLCYEADILIHEATLDDSQEEKAREHGHSTPKMASDFAKLCKVKKLVLTHFSQRYKPTAQIGEGDTDITELKRQAESVLDGQEVTLAEDFMTIEVPMKKQK
- the LOC138064190 gene encoding zinc phosphodiesterase ELAC protein 1-like isoform X2 translates to MSVDITFLGTGSAYPSPTRGASALVLRREGECWLFDCGEGTQTQFMKSHLKAGRITKIFITHLHGDHFFGLPGLLCTLSLQSSPDPNKPPIDIYGPLGLQNFIWTTMELSHSQLLFPYVVHELVPTRDQCPAEEFKELPCLTRDEIPSEEVQQRILHLDPVENSYLLVDDEQFVVKAFRLFHRIPSFGFVVEEKPRTGVQPGPLYGKLKNGITVVLENGITISPSDVVEDPIPGRKICILGDCSGVVGDAAMKLCYEADILIHEATLDDSQEEKAREHGHSTPKMASDFAKLCKVKKLVLTHFSQRYKPTAQIGEGDTDITELKRQAESVLDGQEVTLAEDFMTIEVPMKKQK